From a region of the Roseivirga sp. 4D4 genome:
- a CDS encoding four helix bundle protein, with amino-acid sequence MHNYKELKIWQKAIELAEKVYQSTQGFPSDERFGLTSQLRRASVSVSSNIAEGAGRNTKGEFNQMLGIAYGSLCEIETQLIIAKRLELLNMEMFEVLTSEIDQLQKMIFNLKKSLK; translated from the coding sequence ATGCATAATTATAAAGAGCTCAAAATATGGCAGAAGGCCATTGAGTTGGCAGAGAAAGTTTATCAGTCAACTCAGGGTTTCCCCAGTGACGAGAGGTTTGGGTTGACGAGCCAACTAAGAAGAGCTTCAGTGTCTGTGAGTTCAAATATTGCTGAAGGTGCTGGTAGGAATACTAAAGGAGAATTCAACCAGATGTTAGGAATTGCATATGGCTCTTTGTGTGAAATAGAAACACAATTGATCATAGCAAAGAGATTAGAATTATTGAATATGGAAATGTTTGAAGTATTGACCAGTGAGATTGATCAACTACAAAAGATGATTTTTAACCTAAAGAAATCGCTTAAGTAA
- a CDS encoding SLBB domain-containing protein, whose translation MIAQTEQQVNRELEKRGIDTIEEVQAELRKRGLSEEDARRQAKLYGLDYDQYLQKYILNKETSTNEVNPVTKITPDLVDYTTEIKDQNNQVAPTVEVSEKPDDNDGLKYFGYDVFNNNPYANQQALVGNIDPGYIVGPGDELRVYLWGEAEFQFEGVVDINGNLFMPNVGQVFVSGTTYQNLNQRLKQYLSRFYSGLTKDKIFLDVSLTKLRPIRIMVMGESNNPGSHLINAFATTLNSLYASGGIKTSGSLRDIKVFRNNKFVSTIDLYDYLIKGSISEDLRLMSNDVIFIQSRMNSISLKGEVNRQGIYELKSGEGLVDLLGFAGGLKPTAHTSSVTIKRVKPLIGRDSDSVFDREIITIDYGQLLQDGVNFRIQDGDEIIFNKVLDKFDNLVTIAGSVFRPGEYELVEDMTIRSLIENAGGLRPNTYFEKLDLFRKDRNGDLKFRSLSLSEIINGQINSDLNLQADDSIKIYSDQELKSLETVSIEGFLSEPKTVLWRENLSLYDLIFMSANIEDLEYQNRILTSRADLLRYQAGKTEYQVIPFNLDNVLDKKFNAVLKPKDKVILYSRDINEVLDKYVTIRGAVKNEGRFVLTDSMTVEDLILQAGGFVRTSFKDSVTVSREKFDFTGNQIAELTRVKTDLPYLLGVQAKSNASYFLEHNDNISVDRIPGSSEQRSVTVGGEVKFPGTYSLESKGETLLGLIDKVGGLSPNAYLGGATFIRNGQRLAFSFDDLFTKRSSKFDIVLQPNDQIYIPESVYTINVQGEVVNPSLQKFIENQGVRAYLRNSGGKTKQAKKIFLTRPDGFTRKIGWFSNPKVLDGSVITVSTKPVKTREREPGKFLENFGTIAAIVSSTLTTIFLVERLGN comes from the coding sequence CTATGGATTGGATTACGACCAATACCTTCAAAAGTATATCTTAAACAAAGAGACGTCAACGAATGAAGTAAACCCTGTTACAAAGATTACTCCCGACCTTGTAGACTACACAACAGAGATAAAGGATCAGAACAATCAAGTAGCACCGACTGTTGAGGTTTCCGAAAAGCCTGATGACAATGATGGATTAAAGTACTTTGGTTATGATGTCTTCAACAATAACCCTTATGCAAATCAACAGGCACTTGTTGGGAATATAGACCCAGGCTACATTGTTGGGCCGGGTGATGAATTGAGAGTTTACTTGTGGGGAGAAGCTGAGTTTCAGTTTGAGGGAGTCGTAGATATCAATGGGAACCTCTTTATGCCAAATGTAGGGCAAGTGTTTGTTTCAGGTACTACATATCAAAACTTAAATCAAAGATTAAAACAATATCTCTCGCGATTCTATTCAGGTCTGACTAAAGACAAAATTTTCTTAGACGTTTCACTTACGAAACTAAGGCCGATTCGAATTATGGTCATGGGTGAGTCTAATAACCCAGGGTCACACCTTATTAACGCTTTCGCCACTACGCTGAATTCACTTTATGCTTCTGGTGGAATCAAAACTTCAGGATCACTACGAGACATAAAAGTCTTTCGAAACAACAAGTTTGTATCGACCATAGACCTTTATGACTATTTAATCAAAGGCTCTATCTCTGAAGACCTACGTCTGATGAGTAATGATGTGATTTTTATTCAGAGTCGAATGAATAGTATATCGCTAAAGGGAGAGGTTAATAGACAGGGAATATACGAATTGAAATCAGGTGAAGGTTTGGTAGATCTGCTAGGCTTTGCCGGAGGACTTAAACCTACTGCACATACTTCATCTGTTACAATTAAAAGGGTGAAACCTCTTATAGGTAGAGACAGCGATTCTGTTTTCGATCGTGAGATTATAACTATCGACTATGGACAACTCTTGCAGGATGGGGTCAATTTCAGAATTCAAGATGGAGATGAGATTATTTTTAACAAGGTGTTGGACAAGTTCGACAACTTAGTAACTATTGCAGGTTCTGTATTTAGACCTGGAGAGTATGAGCTTGTGGAAGATATGACTATAAGATCGCTTATCGAAAACGCAGGAGGCCTTAGACCAAATACCTACTTCGAAAAACTTGACCTTTTCAGGAAAGACAGAAACGGTGATCTAAAGTTCAGATCATTATCGCTTTCTGAAATTATCAATGGCCAGATAAATTCAGATTTGAATTTGCAAGCGGATGATTCGATTAAAATTTATAGTGACCAAGAGTTAAAATCACTAGAGACGGTGTCTATTGAAGGCTTTTTGTCAGAACCTAAGACAGTCTTATGGAGAGAAAACCTGAGTCTTTATGATTTAATCTTTATGTCTGCGAACATTGAGGATTTGGAATATCAGAATAGAATCTTGACTAGCCGAGCTGACCTGTTAAGGTATCAGGCTGGAAAAACAGAATATCAAGTCATCCCGTTCAATTTAGACAATGTTTTAGATAAGAAATTCAATGCAGTTTTGAAACCTAAGGACAAGGTGATCTTATATAGTCGTGATATCAATGAAGTGCTTGACAAGTATGTGACCATTCGTGGAGCTGTTAAAAACGAAGGCCGTTTTGTATTGACTGACAGCATGACTGTTGAAGACTTAATTCTTCAAGCTGGTGGCTTTGTAAGAACTTCCTTCAAAGACTCAGTTACTGTTTCGAGAGAGAAGTTTGACTTTACGGGAAACCAGATAGCCGAGTTAACAAGAGTAAAAACAGATTTACCCTATTTACTTGGAGTTCAGGCTAAATCAAACGCCAGCTACTTCTTGGAACATAATGACAACATTTCTGTAGACAGAATACCTGGATCTTCTGAACAAAGAAGCGTCACCGTTGGTGGTGAAGTTAAGTTCCCTGGAACATACTCTTTGGAAAGCAAAGGAGAAACACTTTTGGGTCTTATTGATAAAGTAGGAGGGCTGTCACCCAACGCATATCTAGGAGGGGCTACATTTATACGTAATGGACAGCGTTTGGCCTTTTCTTTTGACGACCTATTTACTAAAAGGAGTTCGAAATTTGATATAGTTTTGCAACCCAACGATCAAATTTACATCCCTGAATCTGTATACACGATAAATGTTCAAGGAGAAGTGGTGAACCCATCCTTGCAGAAGTTCATTGAGAACCAAGGGGTAAGAGCTTACCTGAGAAATTCAGGAGGAAAAACAAAGCAGGCTAAAAAGATATTCCTCACAAGGCCAGATGGCTTTACACGTAAGATTGGCTGGTTTTCTAACCCAAAAGTTTTAGATGGTTCGGTCATAACTGTTTCGACCAAACCGGTTAAAACTAGGGAGAGAGAGCCAGGCAAATTCCTGGAAAACTTTGGTACTATCGCGGCCATTGTGAGCTCAACGCTGACTACCATATTCTTGGTAGAAAGACTCGGAAATTAA
- a CDS encoding BglII/BstYI family type II restriction endonuclease produces the protein MNFEIFSYRFAREIIEHPTYAAAIHEISAVIRECPLFVWPGKSRKNAGLEVVQQLLNAYFDVGFSSTHGWQFHPDATGIKGSNLKADFKKDFNGLTIQSEVQFGNMSRWYSDIFKFQTAYSKNLINMGLCIVPMNSLARRIDSNITNFERCIRELPSADLSITLPILMVGIYSDNETPIIDVSQSQFDGIKDITRKGRSANLYRIINAYLNDQPVEGVSSLSEIGPRPA, from the coding sequence ATGAATTTTGAGATTTTCAGCTATAGGTTTGCTAGAGAAATAATTGAACATCCTACCTACGCTGCAGCCATTCATGAGATTTCAGCAGTCATAAGAGAATGTCCTTTATTTGTTTGGCCAGGAAAGTCGCGTAAGAATGCTGGCTTAGAGGTAGTTCAGCAGCTATTGAATGCATATTTTGATGTAGGTTTTTCATCAACTCACGGGTGGCAGTTTCACCCTGATGCTACAGGAATAAAGGGCTCCAATTTAAAGGCTGACTTCAAAAAGGATTTTAATGGCCTTACTATACAATCTGAAGTACAATTTGGAAATATGTCTAGATGGTACTCAGATATATTTAAATTTCAAACTGCGTATTCAAAGAATTTGATAAACATGGGGTTGTGCATCGTACCGATGAATAGTCTTGCAAGACGGATTGATTCTAACATTACCAATTTTGAGAGATGCATAAGGGAGCTACCCTCTGCGGATTTGTCGATTACCCTCCCTATTCTCATGGTTGGAATTTATTCCGACAATGAAACGCCCATAATCGATGTTTCTCAATCTCAATTCGATGGAATAAAGGATATAACTAGAAAAGGAAGGTCAGCTAATTTGTACAGAATAATAAATGCATATCTAAATGATCAACCAGTTGAAGGTGTTTCTAGTTTATCGGAAATAGGACCAAGGCCTGCTTAG
- a CDS encoding four helix bundle protein, protein MHNFKELKVWQKARIMVKEVYVVTAGLPKSEKYNLISQMQSCAVSVMSNIAEGAGRGTDNDFARFLDMALGSSYELESQLIVSADLSYLESSAFDEMTAKLSEVQRMIIGLMNKLRGQ, encoded by the coding sequence ATGCACAACTTTAAAGAACTGAAAGTATGGCAAAAGGCGAGAATAATGGTCAAGGAAGTTTATGTGGTAACCGCTGGGCTTCCGAAGAGTGAGAAATACAACTTGATATCACAGATGCAATCATGTGCCGTATCTGTGATGTCGAATATAGCAGAAGGTGCTGGAAGAGGGACAGACAATGACTTTGCCCGTTTTCTGGATATGGCACTAGGCTCATCTTATGAGCTGGAAAGCCAATTAATTGTATCAGCAGACTTGAGTTATTTAGAGAGTTCTGCATTTGACGAGATGACGGCCAAATTATCTGAAGTACAAAGAATGATAATTGGTTTAATGAATAAACTAAGAGGTCAATAG
- a CDS encoding 3-hydroxyacyl-CoA dehydrogenase/enoyl-CoA hydratase family protein — MSRSIKKVAVLGSGVMGSRIACHFANIGVEVLLLDIVPRDLAEDQKANPAARNKIVNDALQFALKSKPSPIYDKSFAQRIKTGNFEDDMSKISSVDWIIEVVVERLDIKKIIFDQVEQYRKPGTLITSNTSGIPMHMMSEGRSEDFQKHFCGTHFFNPPRYLRLLEIIPGPKTDSEIIDYLMHYGDLYLGKETVLCKDTPAFIANRIGIYAIMSAMHTIQDMGLTVGEVDRMTGPIIGRAKSATFRTMDVVGLDTTVNVANNLYAGLPNDESKEAFVLPGIVKEVHERGWFGDKSGQGYFKKSKDANGKRVIQELDLKTFEYGDRTRAKFKALEAVKDEENLKTRIKTLVNFDDKAGEFYRKTFYDTFKYVTYRIPEISDELFRIDQAVCAGFAWQMGPFDTWDLLGVRSVVEQMEGIDMKPAAWVYEMLDAGHESFYKIENGIKKYYDIPSKAYKTIPGTEDLIILENIRETNKVWGNAGASIFDIGDGVLCLEFHTKMNAIGQEVIEGIETAISMAEKDYKGLVIGNEGENFSAGANLAMLFMFAGDQEFDEVNLMVAQFQNTMKRAKFSSIPVVSAPAGLALGGGCELSLHCDAIQAHAETYIGLVEVGVGLIPGGGGTKELTMRVADSIEGGDPELNRLQEAFMNIATAKVATSAEEARAMHILRPQDGITLNRKRLLTDAKAKVLEMHEAGYTQPMERKDIKVQGRTGLALFEAGINGMLLGNYISEHDAKIARKLGWIMCGGDLTYPQKVSEQYLLDLERQMFVELTAEPKTLERIHSILFKGKPLRN, encoded by the coding sequence ATGAGTCGAAGTATTAAGAAAGTAGCAGTATTAGGTTCTGGAGTAATGGGCTCTAGGATAGCTTGTCATTTCGCTAATATCGGTGTTGAAGTATTGCTGTTGGATATCGTTCCAAGAGACTTGGCCGAAGATCAAAAAGCCAACCCAGCAGCACGAAACAAAATTGTAAATGATGCACTCCAATTTGCATTGAAGTCTAAGCCTTCACCTATCTACGACAAGTCATTTGCCCAGCGTATTAAGACGGGCAACTTTGAAGATGACATGTCGAAAATATCCAGTGTCGATTGGATCATTGAAGTGGTTGTGGAAAGGCTTGATATTAAGAAGATCATCTTTGATCAAGTCGAGCAGTATAGAAAACCCGGCACATTAATTACATCGAATACCTCGGGTATTCCTATGCACATGATGTCCGAAGGAAGAAGTGAAGACTTCCAGAAGCACTTTTGTGGAACGCACTTCTTTAACCCACCAAGGTATTTGAGGTTGCTGGAGATTATTCCAGGTCCAAAAACAGATTCAGAGATCATAGACTATTTGATGCATTATGGTGATCTATACTTAGGCAAGGAAACCGTGCTATGTAAAGACACTCCTGCATTTATCGCCAATCGAATTGGTATTTACGCCATCATGTCGGCCATGCATACCATACAAGATATGGGCTTGACGGTGGGCGAAGTAGATCGTATGACCGGACCGATTATTGGTCGGGCCAAGTCAGCCACTTTCCGCACGATGGATGTGGTTGGTTTGGATACAACTGTTAATGTTGCGAACAACCTCTATGCTGGCCTTCCGAATGACGAATCTAAGGAGGCTTTCGTGCTACCGGGCATTGTTAAAGAAGTTCACGAAAGAGGTTGGTTTGGTGATAAATCCGGACAAGGTTACTTCAAGAAATCGAAGGACGCCAATGGCAAAAGAGTAATTCAGGAACTCGACCTTAAAACCTTCGAATACGGAGATAGAACAAGGGCTAAGTTCAAGGCGCTTGAGGCAGTAAAGGATGAAGAGAACCTAAAAACCAGAATTAAAACACTCGTCAACTTTGATGATAAGGCGGGTGAGTTTTACAGAAAGACATTCTACGATACGTTCAAATACGTGACTTATCGTATCCCAGAAATTTCTGACGAGCTATTCAGAATAGACCAGGCCGTTTGTGCAGGCTTTGCATGGCAAATGGGTCCTTTCGATACTTGGGATTTATTGGGTGTTAGATCCGTAGTTGAGCAGATGGAAGGCATAGACATGAAGCCAGCAGCTTGGGTTTATGAGATGCTAGATGCGGGTCACGAGTCATTCTATAAAATTGAGAATGGTATCAAGAAGTACTATGACATTCCATCCAAGGCATACAAAACCATTCCAGGTACTGAAGATCTGATAATCCTTGAAAACATCCGAGAAACCAATAAGGTATGGGGGAATGCAGGCGCATCTATCTTCGACATTGGAGATGGTGTATTATGCTTGGAGTTCCATACCAAAATGAACGCCATTGGGCAGGAAGTGATCGAAGGTATCGAAACGGCTATTTCAATGGCAGAGAAAGATTACAAAGGCTTGGTGATCGGTAACGAAGGAGAGAACTTCTCTGCAGGTGCCAATCTGGCAATGCTCTTTATGTTCGCAGGAGACCAAGAATTTGACGAAGTCAACCTCATGGTGGCACAGTTCCAGAATACCATGAAGAGGGCTAAGTTCTCATCTATTCCTGTGGTTTCTGCACCGGCAGGCTTGGCACTGGGTGGAGGTTGCGAACTGTCTCTTCACTGCGATGCCATTCAGGCACATGCGGAAACCTATATTGGTTTGGTAGAAGTTGGTGTTGGTTTGATCCCGGGCGGTGGTGGAACCAAAGAGTTGACCATGAGGGTGGCCGACTCCATTGAAGGAGGAGATCCAGAACTCAATCGCTTGCAAGAAGCATTTATGAATATCGCTACGGCCAAGGTTGCTACCTCAGCGGAAGAAGCCAGAGCCATGCACATCTTGAGACCGCAAGATGGCATTACGCTAAATCGCAAGCGACTCTTAACGGATGCAAAAGCGAAAGTTTTAGAGATGCACGAAGCGGGCTATACCCAACCAATGGAGAGAAAGGATATCAAAGTACAGGGACGAACAGGCCTAGCACTCTTTGAAGCAGGTATCAACGGTATGCTCTTGGGGAATTATATCTCGGAGCACGATGCAAAGATTGCACGCAAACTTGGTTGGATCATGTGTGGAGGAGACTTGACCTATCCGCAAAAAGTATCGGAACAGTATTTACTGGATTTAGAGCGACAAATGTTTGTCGAGTTAACGGCAGAACCGAAAACACTCGAAAGAATTCACAGTATTCTTTTCAAGGGTAAACCTTTAAGAAACTAG
- a CDS encoding BglII/BstYI family type II restriction endonuclease, with translation MSNYYKNPEVLTVFGYEVYFTRFADSIIKDHFQDALSDLEKVLEEFQITEAQLISAGGGLSSITQNLRDKLYEHNWEKINIESEHKVREKVLTSESHEIDHYKEFGKGNIGLEIEWNNKDPFFDRDLENFRKLHQLGELTLGIIITRGESLQQELIEVYKRFLNDIYPYSIEQLSEKLSLSQKASARISNMVSFDREESVAAIARLLCSSKYGTSTTHMQKLTTRMDRGVGDPCPCVLIGIGKERISA, from the coding sequence ATGTCAAATTATTACAAAAACCCCGAAGTACTCACAGTTTTTGGATACGAAGTTTACTTCACACGTTTTGCAGACTCAATTATCAAGGATCATTTTCAGGATGCTCTATCAGATTTAGAGAAGGTACTTGAAGAGTTCCAAATTACTGAGGCACAACTAATTTCTGCTGGTGGAGGGTTAAGCTCAATAACACAAAACCTTAGAGACAAACTTTATGAGCACAACTGGGAAAAGATCAATATTGAGAGTGAGCATAAGGTACGAGAAAAAGTGCTTACCTCTGAAAGCCATGAGATTGATCATTACAAGGAGTTTGGCAAAGGAAATATTGGCTTAGAAATCGAGTGGAACAATAAGGACCCATTCTTTGATAGAGATTTAGAAAACTTTAGAAAGCTACATCAACTAGGAGAACTTACGCTTGGTATAATAATCACCCGTGGCGAAAGCCTTCAGCAGGAGTTGATAGAAGTATATAAAAGATTTCTGAACGATATATACCCTTATAGTATTGAGCAATTGTCAGAAAAGTTAAGTTTATCCCAGAAGGCAAGTGCAAGAATATCGAATATGGTAAGTTTTGATCGAGAAGAGTCAGTCGCTGCCATTGCACGTTTATTATGCTCATCCAAGTATGGAACCTCAACTACACACATGCAGAAACTGACTACTAGAATGGACAGAGGCGTGGGTGATCCTTGCCCATGTGTCTTGATTGGAATAGGGAAGGAAAGAATCTCTGCTTAA
- a CDS encoding acyl-CoA dehydrogenase family protein, with product MTTVTKRSIKGGEFLVRETDAQEVFIPEEFSEEQKMMAQACQDFIDTEITPKADEIDSMKDPELVPQIFKKAGELGLLGISVPENYGGLGMSFNTGMLIADIIGAAGSFSTTYGAHTGIGTLPILYYGNEEQKQKYLPLLATGQWAACYCLTEPDAGSDANSGKTKAVLSEDGSHYKITGQKMWISNAGFADLFIVFAKIEDDKNLTAFIVEKSFNGITMNDEEKKLGIKGSSTRQVFFNDTEVPVENMLSERQNGFKIAVNILNIGRIKLGAGVLGGCRTVISQATQYANERKQFNVSISSFGAIKHKLAEMATRVYVTESLDYRAGQNIEDKINDLTASGMDDAQAKLKGVEQFAIECAIGKIHSSEVLDYVVDQGLQVYGGMGYSADAPMERAYRDARIARIYEGTNEINRMLMIGMILKRAMKGELNMFEPAMAVSKELTAVPTFSTIDKSVLFNAEKEVIKNLKKVFLMVGGKAAMALQDRIEDEQEVMMNLADILIEIYAVESAMLRTEKLISLRGEEACADYIAMTQIYMAQAVDRINAAAKEAIASFTKGDEQKVMLMGLKRFTKMDLVNTKELRRQVADTMIKEGKFPYFFA from the coding sequence ATGACTACAGTTACTAAACGTTCAATCAAAGGAGGCGAATTTCTCGTCAGAGAAACAGACGCCCAGGAAGTCTTCATTCCAGAAGAGTTTTCCGAAGAGCAAAAAATGATGGCGCAAGCCTGTCAAGATTTTATCGATACCGAAATTACCCCAAAGGCGGACGAGATCGATAGCATGAAAGACCCTGAGTTGGTTCCGCAAATCTTCAAGAAAGCGGGAGAACTAGGTCTACTAGGTATTTCCGTCCCAGAGAACTATGGCGGGTTGGGCATGAGCTTTAATACAGGCATGCTCATCGCGGATATTATCGGTGCGGCAGGTTCTTTTTCTACAACATACGGAGCCCACACGGGTATCGGTACACTACCGATTTTGTATTACGGAAACGAGGAACAAAAACAGAAATACCTTCCATTATTGGCTACGGGACAGTGGGCAGCCTGTTACTGTTTGACGGAACCTGATGCAGGTTCTGATGCGAATTCTGGGAAGACTAAAGCGGTACTTTCAGAAGACGGAAGTCATTACAAAATCACGGGTCAGAAAATGTGGATCTCCAATGCAGGGTTCGCAGACCTCTTTATCGTTTTCGCGAAAATCGAAGACGATAAGAACCTTACCGCCTTCATCGTAGAAAAATCTTTCAATGGCATTACCATGAACGATGAAGAGAAGAAACTCGGAATCAAGGGTTCTTCTACCCGTCAGGTATTCTTCAACGACACGGAAGTGCCGGTGGAGAACATGCTTTCAGAAAGGCAAAACGGATTTAAGATTGCGGTAAATATCCTGAACATTGGCCGAATCAAACTCGGTGCAGGTGTATTGGGTGGTTGCAGAACAGTCATCTCTCAAGCGACACAGTACGCGAATGAAAGAAAGCAATTCAATGTTTCGATCTCCAGCTTTGGTGCGATTAAGCATAAGCTAGCCGAAATGGCCACCCGTGTTTATGTAACAGAGTCATTGGATTATAGAGCAGGCCAAAACATTGAAGACAAGATCAATGATCTTACGGCTTCAGGCATGGATGACGCTCAGGCCAAACTAAAAGGGGTCGAGCAGTTTGCTATTGAATGTGCGATCGGAAAGATTCACAGTTCAGAAGTACTTGACTATGTAGTTGACCAGGGCCTTCAGGTATATGGAGGAATGGGATACTCGGCAGACGCACCAATGGAGCGTGCGTACAGAGATGCCCGTATTGCAAGAATTTACGAAGGGACCAACGAGATCAACCGCATGTTAATGATTGGTATGATCCTTAAGCGTGCGATGAAAGGCGAACTCAATATGTTTGAGCCAGCGATGGCCGTGTCGAAAGAATTGACTGCAGTACCGACTTTCTCTACGATTGACAAGTCAGTACTTTTCAACGCAGAGAAGGAAGTCATCAAAAACCTAAAGAAGGTCTTCCTAATGGTGGGTGGTAAAGCTGCGATGGCTTTACAAGATCGCATCGAGGATGAGCAAGAGGTCATGATGAACCTGGCGGATATTCTCATCGAGATTTATGCAGTAGAATCTGCCATGTTAAGAACCGAGAAGCTGATCAGCCTAAGAGGCGAAGAAGCTTGCGCGGACTACATTGCGATGACGCAAATCTACATGGCGCAAGCTGTAGATAGAATCAACGCTGCTGCAAAAGAAGCCATTGCCTCATTCACAAAAGGAGATGAGCAAAAGGTAATGCTAATGGGCTTAAAGCGATTCACTAAAATGGATTTGGTGAACACCAAAGAGCTCAGAAGACAAGTAGCTGATACCATGATCAAAGAAGGTAAATTCCCATACTTCTTCGCTTAG
- a CDS encoding MarR family winged helix-turn-helix transcriptional regulator, with the protein MKREETVDHQIKMCWHAIYRMYNQQAVQHESTTSMAFVVLNIDPTEGTPATKIAPLMGLESRSLTRMLKSMEEKGFIYREKDPNDGRSVRIFLTETGQEKRRVSRETVIRFNEVIRQSIAPEKLDAFFEVITKINQLIDSKSIF; encoded by the coding sequence ATGAAGAGAGAAGAAACTGTAGATCACCAAATAAAAATGTGCTGGCATGCCATTTACCGAATGTATAATCAACAGGCGGTACAACATGAAAGCACCACGTCCATGGCCTTCGTGGTATTGAACATTGATCCGACAGAAGGCACTCCCGCAACTAAGATTGCTCCATTAATGGGCTTAGAGTCAAGAAGCTTGACACGAATGCTAAAAAGCATGGAAGAGAAGGGCTTTATCTACCGAGAGAAAGACCCAAATGATGGTCGTTCAGTCAGAATTTTTCTCACAGAAACAGGCCAGGAAAAGAGGAGAGTTTCAAGAGAAACGGTTATTCGATTTAATGAAGTCATTCGGCAATCGATTGCACCTGAAAAGCTTGACGCCTTCTTTGAGGTAATAACTAAGATTAATCAATTGATAGATTCAAAATCAATATTCTAA
- a CDS encoding acetyl-CoA C-acyltransferase yields MNAYIVAGYRTAVGRGKRSVLKTVRPDDMAADVIKHLVSQVDGFDAKRVDDLIVGNAVPEAEQGMQMARMISLLSLPIEVPGVTVNRYCGSGLEAIALASARVHAGTADCIIAGGTESMSMVPVMGYKTALNYKLATEHNDYYLSMGLTAEQVAKEFNINREEADQFALDSHTKAVAAQAAGKFDDEIVPIKVTDKVVGPDGKIHEKSYTVDKDEGPRGDTSMDVLGGLRPVFAQGGQVTAGNSSPVSDGASFVMVMSERMVKELKLEPIARMVTYTAIGVHPRIMGIGPVEAVPKALKQAGLKQSDLDLIELNEAFAAQSLAVIKELDLDRSKLNVNGGAIALGHPLGCSGAKLSVQLFNEMRRMGNAKYGMVTACVGGGQGVAGIYEFLK; encoded by the coding sequence ATGAATGCATATATAGTAGCAGGATATAGGACGGCAGTAGGTAGGGGTAAAAGAAGTGTTTTGAAAACAGTTCGCCCTGATGATATGGCTGCCGATGTAATAAAGCATTTGGTAAGCCAGGTAGATGGCTTTGACGCGAAACGCGTGGATGATTTGATCGTGGGTAACGCGGTCCCAGAAGCAGAGCAAGGCATGCAAATGGCCAGAATGATTTCACTCTTGTCATTGCCGATCGAAGTACCTGGAGTTACGGTCAATAGATATTGTGGTTCAGGCCTCGAAGCGATTGCTTTGGCTTCAGCCAGAGTACATGCAGGAACGGCAGACTGCATCATTGCAGGCGGAACCGAATCCATGTCGATGGTTCCAGTGATGGGATACAAAACAGCCTTGAACTACAAATTGGCCACCGAGCATAACGACTATTATCTCAGCATGGGTTTAACTGCTGAGCAGGTAGCCAAGGAATTCAATATCAATAGAGAAGAAGCCGATCAATTTGCACTGGATTCACATACCAAGGCAGTGGCGGCACAAGCGGCCGGCAAGTTTGACGATGAAATTGTACCGATTAAGGTCACGGACAAAGTAGTTGGTCCTGATGGAAAAATTCACGAGAAGTCATACACGGTTGATAAGGACGAAGGACCTCGAGGAGACACATCCATGGATGTACTCGGTGGTTTGAGACCCGTGTTCGCACAAGGCGGGCAGGTAACCGCTGGTAACTCTTCACCAGTTTCAGATGGTGCTTCATTTGTGATGGTAATGTCTGAGCGAATGGTAAAAGAGTTGAAGCTAGAGCCAATCGCTAGAATGGTGACTTACACAGCGATCGGGGTACACCCACGAATCATGGGTATCGGTCCAGTGGAGGCGGTGCCAAAAGCCCTGAAGCAAGCAGGCTTGAAACAATCCGATTTAGACTTGATCGAGCTAAATGAAGCATTTGCCGCGCAATCTTTGGCAGTCATCAAAGAGCTCGACTTAGATCGTTCAAAGTTAAACGTGAACGGAGGAGCAATTGCATTAGGCCATCCACTGGGTTGTTCAGGAGCCAAGCTTTCGGTACAGCTTTTCAACGAGATGAGGAGAATGGGTAATGCCAAATATGGTATGGTGACCGCATGTGTTGGTGGTGGCCAGGGAGTAGCAGGAATCTACGAGTTTCTGAAATAG
- a CDS encoding helix-turn-helix transcriptional regulator, translating into MTKKLNRIKAVLAETGRTNLWLAEQLDVNKTTVSKWCTNEMQPRIDMLSRIAEKLDVDIRELLVGTKS; encoded by the coding sequence ATGACCAAGAAACTGAACCGGATCAAGGCCGTACTGGCCGAGACGGGCCGCACCAATCTATGGCTAGCCGAACAGCTAGATGTAAATAAAACCACTGTCTCCAAGTGGTGTACTAACGAAATGCAACCCCGCATAGACATGCTCTCTCGCATTGCCGAAAAACTCGATGTAGATATTAGAGAGCTGTTGGTGGGGACTAAGAGTTAG